In Ovis canadensis isolate MfBH-ARS-UI-01 breed Bighorn chromosome 3, ARS-UI_OviCan_v2, whole genome shotgun sequence, one DNA window encodes the following:
- the PRPF40B gene encoding pre-mRNA-processing factor 40 homolog B isoform X3 — protein MSVPDSGPRPPAAPAPFPPGPPMMPPPFMPPPGIPPPFPPMGLPPMSQRPPAIPPMPPGIMPPMLPPMGAPPPLTQIPGMVPPMMPGMLMPAVPVTAATAPGADTASSAVAGTGPPRALWSEHVAPDGRVYYYNADDKQSVWEKPSVLKSKAELLLSQCPWKEYKSDTGKPYYYNNQSKESRWTRPKDLDDLEALVKQEAAGKQQQPQTLQPQPPQPQPDPPPAPPGPTLLPTGLLEPEPGGSEDCTVSEAAQPPEQGFLRQPEEGPGSSAGQHQPPQQEEEESKPEPERSGLSWSNREKAKQAFKELLRDKAVPSNASWEQAMKMVVTDPRYSALPKLSEKKQAFNAYKAQREKEEKEEARLRAKEAKQTLQHFLEQHERMTSTTRYRRAEQTFGELEVWAVVPERDRKEVYDDVLFFLAKKEKEQAKQLRRRNIQALKSILDGMSSVNFQTTWSQAQQYLMDNPSFAQDHQLQNMDKEDALICFEEHIRALEREEEEERERARLRERRQQRKNREAFQTFLDELHETGQLHSMSTWMELYPAVSTDIRFANMLGQPGSTPLDLFKFYVEELKARFHDEKKIIKDILKDRGFCVEVNTAFEDFAHVISFDKRAAALDAGNIKLTFNSLLEKAEAREREREKEEARRLRRREAAFRSMLRQAVPALELGTAWEEVRERFVCDSAFEQITLESERIRLFREFLQVLETECQHLHSKGRKHGRKGKKHHRKRSHSPSVSWRGSESGDEELPPPSLRPPKRRRRNPSESGSEPSSSLDSVESGGAALGGRGSPSRLLLGSGGKRREGRRTGLRLPQTDHGLRKAKKPKKKTKKRRHKSELRRRALGSYRTVLRVRQTLRRKLPRRVMRKNQNRTRTGTSGGQSSLIAPQPLESKRRRRAGTRQKAS, from the exons ATG TCGGTTCCCGATTCTGGTCCCCGGCCCCCAGCAGCGCCTGCCCCCTTCCCACCGGGGCCCCCCATGATGCCACCACCCTTC atgcctcctccaggaatccCCCCACCTTTTCCTCCAATGGGGCTCCCTCCCATGAGTCAGAGACCACCAGCCATCCCCCCCATGCCACCTGGCATCATGCCCCCAATGCTCCCACCAATGGGGGCACCACCACCACTCACACAG ATACCAGGAATGGTACCTCCCATGATGCCAGGAATGCTGATGCCAGCAGTGCCTGTCACCGCAGCG ACGGCTCCGGGTGCGGACACCGCCAGCT CTGCTGTGGCTGGGACAGGCCCTCCG aGGGCCCTATGGAGTGAGCATGTGGCCCCTGATGGGCGCGTCTACTACTACAATGCTGACGACAAGCAGTCCGTGTGGGAGAAGCCCAGCGTGCTCAAGTCCAAGGCAGAG CTCCTGCTGTCCCAATGTCCCTGGAAAGAGTACAAGTCGGACACAGGCAAACCTTACTACTACAACAATCAGAGTAAGGAGTCCCGCTGGACCCGGCCCAAGGACCTGGATGACCTggagg CTCTAGTCAAACAAGAGGCTGCAGG GAAACAGCAGCAGCCGCAGACACTACAGCCACAGCCTCCTCAGCCTCAGCCCGATCCCCCACCTGCGCCGCCCGGCCCCACCTTGCTGCCCACAGGCCTCCTAGAACCTGAGCCGGGCGGGAGTGAAGATTGCACCGTGTCAGAGGCTGCCCAGCCCCCAGAACAGGGGTTCCTGCGGCAGCCAGAGGAGGGCCCCGGCAG TTCTGCTGGACAGCATCAGCCACCAcagcaagaggaagaagaatcAAAACCAGAGCCGGAGAGATCTGGCCTCAGTTGGAGCAACCGGGAGAAGGCAAAGCAGGCCTTCAAGGAGCTGCTGAGGGACAAG GCTGTCCCCTCCAATGCTTCGTGGGAACAGGCCATGAAGATGGTGGTCACTGACCCCCGTTACAG TGCCTTGCCCAAACTGAGTGAGAAAAAGCAGGCATTCAATGCCTACAAAGCGCAgcgggagaaggaggagaaggaagaggcccGGCTAAGAGCCAAGGAGGCCAAGCAGACCTTGCAGCATTTCCTGGAGCAGCATGAACGCATGACTTCCACCACTCGCTACCG GCGGGCAGAACAGACCTTTGGGGAGCTGGAGGTCTGGGCTGTGGTCCCTGAGAGGGATCGAAAAGAGGTTTATGATGATGTCCTCTTCTTCCTGGCCAAGAAGGAGAAG gaacaagccaagcagctgcggcGCCGCAACATCCAGGCCCTGAAGAGCATCCTAGATGGGATGAGTAGTGTCAACTTCCAAACCACATGGTCCCAGGCCCAGCAGTACCTCATGGATAACCCCAGCTTTGCTCAGGACCATCAGCTACAGA ACATGGACAAGGAAGATGCGCTGATCTGCTTTGAGGAGCACATCCGAGCtttggagagagaggaggaggaggagcgagAGCGAGCCCGACTTCGGGAGCGGCGCCAGCAGCGCAAGAACCGGGAGGCCTTCCAG ACCTTCCTGGATGAGCTGCACGAGACAGGGCAGCTGCACTCCATGTCCACCTGGATGGAGCTGTACCCAGCGGTCAGCACTGATATCCGCTTTGCCAACATGCTGGGCCAGCCGG GCTCCACCCCTCTGGACTTGTTCAAGTTCTATGTGGAGGAGTTGAAGGCGCGGTTCCATGATGAGAAGAAGATCATAAAGGACATCCTTAAG GACCGGGGCTTCTGCGTGGAGGTGAACACAGCCTTCGAGGACTTCGCCCACGTCATAAGCTTTGACAAGAGGGCTGCTGCGCTGGATGCAGGCAACATCAAGCTGACTTTCAATAGT CTGCTGGAGAAAGCAGAGGCGCGTGAGAGAGAGCGGGAGAAGGAGGAGGCCCGGCGGCTGCGGCGCAGGGAAGCTGCCTTCCGAAGCATGCTGAGGCAGGCTGTGCCTGCTCTGGAGCTGGGCACGGCCTGGGAAGAG GTCCGTGAGCGCTTTGTGTGCGACTCAGCCTTTGAGCAGATCACCCTGGAGTCGGAGCGGATCCGGCTCTTTCGGGAGTTCCTGCAGGTACTGGAG ACGGAATGCCAGCACCTCCACAGCAAAGGCAGGAAACACGGCAGAAAGGGCAAGAAGCACCATCGCAAGCGTTCCCACTCGCCTTCAGTGAGTTGGCGG GGCTCTGAGTCAGGAGACGAGGAGCTGCCCCCGCCCTCTCTCCGGCCCCCCAAGCGGAGGCGACGGAACCCCTCGGAGTCGGGCTCTGAGCCCTCTTCCTCACTTGATTCTGTTGAAAGTGGGGGTGCTGCCCTTGGAGGACGGGGTTCCCCCTCTCGCCTTCTCCTCGGATCAG GCGGGAAgcggagagaaggaaggaggactGGACTGAGACTTCCTCAGACAG ATCATGGTCTTCGGAAAgccaagaaaccaaaaaagaaaactaagaagagAAGACACAAGTCG GAACTGAGGAGGCGGGCTCTGGGCTCTTACAGAACAGTCCTGAGAGTGAGACAGACCCTGAGGAGAAAGCTGCCAAGGAGAGTGATGAGAAAGAACCAGAACAGGACAAGGACAGGGACCTCCGGCGGGCAGAGCTCCCTAATCGCTCCCCAGCCTTTGGAATCAAAAAGGAGAAG ACGGGCTGGGACACGTCAGAAAGCGAGCTGA
- the PRPF40B gene encoding pre-mRNA-processing factor 40 homolog B isoform X16: protein MSVPDSGPRPPAAPAPFPPGPPMMPPPFMPPPGIPPPFPPMGLPPMSQRPPAIPPMPPGIMPPMLPPMGAPPPLTQIPGMVPPMMPGMLMPAVPVTAATAPGADTASSAVAGTGPPRALWSEHVAPDGRVYYYNADDKQSVWEKPSVLKSKAELLLSQCPWKEYKSDTGKPYYYNNQTLVKQEAAGKQQQPQTLQPQPPQPQPDPPPAPPGPTLLPTGLLEPEPGGSEDCTVSEAAQPPEQGFLRQPEEGPGSSAGQHQPPQQEEEESKPEPERSGLSWSNREKAKQAFKELLRDKAVPSNASWEQAMKMVVTDPRYSALPKLSEKKQAFNAYKAQREKEEKEEARLRAKEAKQTLQHFLEQHERMTSTTRYRRAEQTFGELEVWAVVPERDRKEVYDDVLFFLAKKEKEQAKQLRRRNIQALKSILDGMSSVNFQTTWSQAQQYLMDNPSFAQDHQLQNMDKEDALICFEEHIRALEREEEEERERARLRERRQQRKNREAFQTFLDELHETGQLHSMSTWMELYPAVSTDIRFANMLGQPGSTPLDLFKFYVEELKARFHDEKKIIKDILKDRGFCVEVNTAFEDFAHVISFDKRAAALDAGNIKLTFNSLLEKAEAREREREKEEARRLRRREAAFRSMLRQAVPALELGTAWEEVRERFVCDSAFEQITLESERIRLFREFLQVLETECQHLHSKGRKHGRKGKKHHRKRSHSPSGSESGDEELPPPSLRPPKRRRRNPSESGSEPSSSLDSVESGGAALGGRGSPSRLLLGSDHGLRKAKKPKKKTKKRRHKSELRRRALGSYRTVLRVRQTLRRKLPRRVMRKNQNRTRTGTSGGQSSLIAPQPLESKRRRRAGTRQKAS from the exons ATG TCGGTTCCCGATTCTGGTCCCCGGCCCCCAGCAGCGCCTGCCCCCTTCCCACCGGGGCCCCCCATGATGCCACCACCCTTC atgcctcctccaggaatccCCCCACCTTTTCCTCCAATGGGGCTCCCTCCCATGAGTCAGAGACCACCAGCCATCCCCCCCATGCCACCTGGCATCATGCCCCCAATGCTCCCACCAATGGGGGCACCACCACCACTCACACAG ATACCAGGAATGGTACCTCCCATGATGCCAGGAATGCTGATGCCAGCAGTGCCTGTCACCGCAGCG ACGGCTCCGGGTGCGGACACCGCCAGCT CTGCTGTGGCTGGGACAGGCCCTCCG aGGGCCCTATGGAGTGAGCATGTGGCCCCTGATGGGCGCGTCTACTACTACAATGCTGACGACAAGCAGTCCGTGTGGGAGAAGCCCAGCGTGCTCAAGTCCAAGGCAGAG CTCCTGCTGTCCCAATGTCCCTGGAAAGAGTACAAGTCGGACACAGGCAAACCTTACTACTACAACAATCAGA CTCTAGTCAAACAAGAGGCTGCAGG GAAACAGCAGCAGCCGCAGACACTACAGCCACAGCCTCCTCAGCCTCAGCCCGATCCCCCACCTGCGCCGCCCGGCCCCACCTTGCTGCCCACAGGCCTCCTAGAACCTGAGCCGGGCGGGAGTGAAGATTGCACCGTGTCAGAGGCTGCCCAGCCCCCAGAACAGGGGTTCCTGCGGCAGCCAGAGGAGGGCCCCGGCAG TTCTGCTGGACAGCATCAGCCACCAcagcaagaggaagaagaatcAAAACCAGAGCCGGAGAGATCTGGCCTCAGTTGGAGCAACCGGGAGAAGGCAAAGCAGGCCTTCAAGGAGCTGCTGAGGGACAAG GCTGTCCCCTCCAATGCTTCGTGGGAACAGGCCATGAAGATGGTGGTCACTGACCCCCGTTACAG TGCCTTGCCCAAACTGAGTGAGAAAAAGCAGGCATTCAATGCCTACAAAGCGCAgcgggagaaggaggagaaggaagaggcccGGCTAAGAGCCAAGGAGGCCAAGCAGACCTTGCAGCATTTCCTGGAGCAGCATGAACGCATGACTTCCACCACTCGCTACCG GCGGGCAGAACAGACCTTTGGGGAGCTGGAGGTCTGGGCTGTGGTCCCTGAGAGGGATCGAAAAGAGGTTTATGATGATGTCCTCTTCTTCCTGGCCAAGAAGGAGAAG gaacaagccaagcagctgcggcGCCGCAACATCCAGGCCCTGAAGAGCATCCTAGATGGGATGAGTAGTGTCAACTTCCAAACCACATGGTCCCAGGCCCAGCAGTACCTCATGGATAACCCCAGCTTTGCTCAGGACCATCAGCTACAGA ACATGGACAAGGAAGATGCGCTGATCTGCTTTGAGGAGCACATCCGAGCtttggagagagaggaggaggaggagcgagAGCGAGCCCGACTTCGGGAGCGGCGCCAGCAGCGCAAGAACCGGGAGGCCTTCCAG ACCTTCCTGGATGAGCTGCACGAGACAGGGCAGCTGCACTCCATGTCCACCTGGATGGAGCTGTACCCAGCGGTCAGCACTGATATCCGCTTTGCCAACATGCTGGGCCAGCCGG GCTCCACCCCTCTGGACTTGTTCAAGTTCTATGTGGAGGAGTTGAAGGCGCGGTTCCATGATGAGAAGAAGATCATAAAGGACATCCTTAAG GACCGGGGCTTCTGCGTGGAGGTGAACACAGCCTTCGAGGACTTCGCCCACGTCATAAGCTTTGACAAGAGGGCTGCTGCGCTGGATGCAGGCAACATCAAGCTGACTTTCAATAGT CTGCTGGAGAAAGCAGAGGCGCGTGAGAGAGAGCGGGAGAAGGAGGAGGCCCGGCGGCTGCGGCGCAGGGAAGCTGCCTTCCGAAGCATGCTGAGGCAGGCTGTGCCTGCTCTGGAGCTGGGCACGGCCTGGGAAGAG GTCCGTGAGCGCTTTGTGTGCGACTCAGCCTTTGAGCAGATCACCCTGGAGTCGGAGCGGATCCGGCTCTTTCGGGAGTTCCTGCAGGTACTGGAG ACGGAATGCCAGCACCTCCACAGCAAAGGCAGGAAACACGGCAGAAAGGGCAAGAAGCACCATCGCAAGCGTTCCCACTCGCCTTCA GGCTCTGAGTCAGGAGACGAGGAGCTGCCCCCGCCCTCTCTCCGGCCCCCCAAGCGGAGGCGACGGAACCCCTCGGAGTCGGGCTCTGAGCCCTCTTCCTCACTTGATTCTGTTGAAAGTGGGGGTGCTGCCCTTGGAGGACGGGGTTCCCCCTCTCGCCTTCTCCTCGGATCAG ATCATGGTCTTCGGAAAgccaagaaaccaaaaaagaaaactaagaagagAAGACACAAGTCG GAACTGAGGAGGCGGGCTCTGGGCTCTTACAGAACAGTCCTGAGAGTGAGACAGACCCTGAGGAGAAAGCTGCCAAGGAGAGTGATGAGAAAGAACCAGAACAGGACAAGGACAGGGACCTCCGGCGGGCAGAGCTCCCTAATCGCTCCCCAGCCTTTGGAATCAAAAAGGAGAAG ACGGGCTGGGACACGTCAGAAAGCGAGCTGA
- the PRPF40B gene encoding pre-mRNA-processing factor 40 homolog B isoform X8, with protein sequence MSVPDSGPRPPAAPAPFPPGPPMMPPPFMPPPGIPPPFPPMGLPPMSQRPPAIPPMPPGIMPPMLPPMGAPPPLTQIPGMVPPMMPGMLMPAVPVTAATAPGADTASSAVAGTGPPRALWSEHVAPDGRVYYYNADDKQSVWEKPSVLKSKAELLLSQCPWKEYKSDTGKPYYYNNQSKESRWTRPKDLDDLEALVKQEAAGKQQQPQTLQPQPPQPQPDPPPAPPGPTLLPTGLLEPEPGGSEDCTVSEAAQPPEQGFLRQPEEGPGSSAGQHQPPQQEEEESKPEPERSGLSWSNREKAKQAFKELLRDKAVPSNASWEQAMKMVVTDPRYSALPKLSEKKQAFNAYKAQREKEEKEEARLRAKEAKQTLQHFLEQHERMTSTTRYRRAEQTFGELEVWAVVPERDRKEVYDDVLFFLAKKEKEQAKQLRRRNIQALKSILDGMSSVNFQTTWSQAQQYLMDNPSFAQDHQLQNMDKEDALICFEEHIRALEREEEEERERARLRERRQQRKNREAFQTFLDELHETGQLHSMSTWMELYPAVSTDIRFANMLGQPGSTPLDLFKFYVEELKARFHDEKKIIKDILKDRGFCVEVNTAFEDFAHVISFDKRAAALDAGNIKLTFNSLLEKAEAREREREKEEARRLRRREAAFRSMLRQAVPALELGTAWEEVRERFVCDSAFEQITLESERIRLFREFLQVLETECQHLHSKGRKHGRKGKKHHRKRSHSPSVSWRGSESGDEELPPPSLRPPKRRRRNPSESGSEPSSSLDSVESGGAALGGRGSPSRLLLGSDHGLRKAKKPKKKTKKRRHKSELRRRALGSYRTVLRVRQTLRRKLPRRVMRKNQNRTRTGTSGGQSSLIAPQPLESKRRRRAGTRQKAS encoded by the exons ATG TCGGTTCCCGATTCTGGTCCCCGGCCCCCAGCAGCGCCTGCCCCCTTCCCACCGGGGCCCCCCATGATGCCACCACCCTTC atgcctcctccaggaatccCCCCACCTTTTCCTCCAATGGGGCTCCCTCCCATGAGTCAGAGACCACCAGCCATCCCCCCCATGCCACCTGGCATCATGCCCCCAATGCTCCCACCAATGGGGGCACCACCACCACTCACACAG ATACCAGGAATGGTACCTCCCATGATGCCAGGAATGCTGATGCCAGCAGTGCCTGTCACCGCAGCG ACGGCTCCGGGTGCGGACACCGCCAGCT CTGCTGTGGCTGGGACAGGCCCTCCG aGGGCCCTATGGAGTGAGCATGTGGCCCCTGATGGGCGCGTCTACTACTACAATGCTGACGACAAGCAGTCCGTGTGGGAGAAGCCCAGCGTGCTCAAGTCCAAGGCAGAG CTCCTGCTGTCCCAATGTCCCTGGAAAGAGTACAAGTCGGACACAGGCAAACCTTACTACTACAACAATCAGAGTAAGGAGTCCCGCTGGACCCGGCCCAAGGACCTGGATGACCTggagg CTCTAGTCAAACAAGAGGCTGCAGG GAAACAGCAGCAGCCGCAGACACTACAGCCACAGCCTCCTCAGCCTCAGCCCGATCCCCCACCTGCGCCGCCCGGCCCCACCTTGCTGCCCACAGGCCTCCTAGAACCTGAGCCGGGCGGGAGTGAAGATTGCACCGTGTCAGAGGCTGCCCAGCCCCCAGAACAGGGGTTCCTGCGGCAGCCAGAGGAGGGCCCCGGCAG TTCTGCTGGACAGCATCAGCCACCAcagcaagaggaagaagaatcAAAACCAGAGCCGGAGAGATCTGGCCTCAGTTGGAGCAACCGGGAGAAGGCAAAGCAGGCCTTCAAGGAGCTGCTGAGGGACAAG GCTGTCCCCTCCAATGCTTCGTGGGAACAGGCCATGAAGATGGTGGTCACTGACCCCCGTTACAG TGCCTTGCCCAAACTGAGTGAGAAAAAGCAGGCATTCAATGCCTACAAAGCGCAgcgggagaaggaggagaaggaagaggcccGGCTAAGAGCCAAGGAGGCCAAGCAGACCTTGCAGCATTTCCTGGAGCAGCATGAACGCATGACTTCCACCACTCGCTACCG GCGGGCAGAACAGACCTTTGGGGAGCTGGAGGTCTGGGCTGTGGTCCCTGAGAGGGATCGAAAAGAGGTTTATGATGATGTCCTCTTCTTCCTGGCCAAGAAGGAGAAG gaacaagccaagcagctgcggcGCCGCAACATCCAGGCCCTGAAGAGCATCCTAGATGGGATGAGTAGTGTCAACTTCCAAACCACATGGTCCCAGGCCCAGCAGTACCTCATGGATAACCCCAGCTTTGCTCAGGACCATCAGCTACAGA ACATGGACAAGGAAGATGCGCTGATCTGCTTTGAGGAGCACATCCGAGCtttggagagagaggaggaggaggagcgagAGCGAGCCCGACTTCGGGAGCGGCGCCAGCAGCGCAAGAACCGGGAGGCCTTCCAG ACCTTCCTGGATGAGCTGCACGAGACAGGGCAGCTGCACTCCATGTCCACCTGGATGGAGCTGTACCCAGCGGTCAGCACTGATATCCGCTTTGCCAACATGCTGGGCCAGCCGG GCTCCACCCCTCTGGACTTGTTCAAGTTCTATGTGGAGGAGTTGAAGGCGCGGTTCCATGATGAGAAGAAGATCATAAAGGACATCCTTAAG GACCGGGGCTTCTGCGTGGAGGTGAACACAGCCTTCGAGGACTTCGCCCACGTCATAAGCTTTGACAAGAGGGCTGCTGCGCTGGATGCAGGCAACATCAAGCTGACTTTCAATAGT CTGCTGGAGAAAGCAGAGGCGCGTGAGAGAGAGCGGGAGAAGGAGGAGGCCCGGCGGCTGCGGCGCAGGGAAGCTGCCTTCCGAAGCATGCTGAGGCAGGCTGTGCCTGCTCTGGAGCTGGGCACGGCCTGGGAAGAG GTCCGTGAGCGCTTTGTGTGCGACTCAGCCTTTGAGCAGATCACCCTGGAGTCGGAGCGGATCCGGCTCTTTCGGGAGTTCCTGCAGGTACTGGAG ACGGAATGCCAGCACCTCCACAGCAAAGGCAGGAAACACGGCAGAAAGGGCAAGAAGCACCATCGCAAGCGTTCCCACTCGCCTTCAGTGAGTTGGCGG GGCTCTGAGTCAGGAGACGAGGAGCTGCCCCCGCCCTCTCTCCGGCCCCCCAAGCGGAGGCGACGGAACCCCTCGGAGTCGGGCTCTGAGCCCTCTTCCTCACTTGATTCTGTTGAAAGTGGGGGTGCTGCCCTTGGAGGACGGGGTTCCCCCTCTCGCCTTCTCCTCGGATCAG ATCATGGTCTTCGGAAAgccaagaaaccaaaaaagaaaactaagaagagAAGACACAAGTCG GAACTGAGGAGGCGGGCTCTGGGCTCTTACAGAACAGTCCTGAGAGTGAGACAGACCCTGAGGAGAAAGCTGCCAAGGAGAGTGATGAGAAAGAACCAGAACAGGACAAGGACAGGGACCTCCGGCGGGCAGAGCTCCCTAATCGCTCCCCAGCCTTTGGAATCAAAAAGGAGAAG ACGGGCTGGGACACGTCAGAAAGCGAGCTGA
- the PRPF40B gene encoding pre-mRNA-processing factor 40 homolog B isoform X24 — protein MSVPDSGPRPPAAPAPFPPGPPMMPPPFMPPPGIPPPFPPMGLPPMSQRPPAIPPMPPGIMPPMLPPMGAPPPLTQIPGMVPPMMPGMLMPAVPVTAATAPGADTASSAVAGTGPPRALWSEHVAPDGRVYYYNADDKQSVWEKPSVLKSKAELLLSQCPWKEYKSDTGKPYYYNNQTLVKQEAAGKQQQPQTLQPQPPQPQPDPPPAPPGPTLLPTGLLEPEPGGSEDCTVSEAAQPPEQGFLRQPEEGPGSSAGQHQPPQQEEEESKPEPERSGLSWSNREKAKQAFKELLRDKAVPSNASWEQAMKMVVTDPRYSALPKLSEKKQAFNAYKAQREKEEKEEARLRAKEAKQTLQHFLEQHERMTSTTRYRRAEQTFGELEVWAVVPERDRKEVYDDVLFFLAKKEKEQAKQLRRRNIQALKSILDGMSSVNFQTTWSQAQQYLMDNPSFAQDHQLQNMDKEDALICFEEHIRALEREEEEERERARLRERRQQRKNREAFQTFLDELHETGQLHSMSTWMELYPAVSTDIRFANMLGQPGSTPLDLFKFYVEELKARFHDEKKIIKDILKLLEKAEAREREREKEEARRLRRREAAFRSMLRQAVPALELGTAWEEVRERFVCDSAFEQITLESERIRLFREFLQVLETECQHLHSKGRKHGRKGKKHHRKRSHSPSGSESGDEELPPPSLRPPKRRRRNPSESGSEPSSSLDSVESGGAALGGRGSPSRLLLGSDHGLRKAKKPKKKTKKRRHKSELRRRALGSYRTVLRVRQTLRRKLPRRVMRKNQNRTRTGTSGGQSSLIAPQPLESKRRRRAGTRQKAS, from the exons ATG TCGGTTCCCGATTCTGGTCCCCGGCCCCCAGCAGCGCCTGCCCCCTTCCCACCGGGGCCCCCCATGATGCCACCACCCTTC atgcctcctccaggaatccCCCCACCTTTTCCTCCAATGGGGCTCCCTCCCATGAGTCAGAGACCACCAGCCATCCCCCCCATGCCACCTGGCATCATGCCCCCAATGCTCCCACCAATGGGGGCACCACCACCACTCACACAG ATACCAGGAATGGTACCTCCCATGATGCCAGGAATGCTGATGCCAGCAGTGCCTGTCACCGCAGCG ACGGCTCCGGGTGCGGACACCGCCAGCT CTGCTGTGGCTGGGACAGGCCCTCCG aGGGCCCTATGGAGTGAGCATGTGGCCCCTGATGGGCGCGTCTACTACTACAATGCTGACGACAAGCAGTCCGTGTGGGAGAAGCCCAGCGTGCTCAAGTCCAAGGCAGAG CTCCTGCTGTCCCAATGTCCCTGGAAAGAGTACAAGTCGGACACAGGCAAACCTTACTACTACAACAATCAGA CTCTAGTCAAACAAGAGGCTGCAGG GAAACAGCAGCAGCCGCAGACACTACAGCCACAGCCTCCTCAGCCTCAGCCCGATCCCCCACCTGCGCCGCCCGGCCCCACCTTGCTGCCCACAGGCCTCCTAGAACCTGAGCCGGGCGGGAGTGAAGATTGCACCGTGTCAGAGGCTGCCCAGCCCCCAGAACAGGGGTTCCTGCGGCAGCCAGAGGAGGGCCCCGGCAG TTCTGCTGGACAGCATCAGCCACCAcagcaagaggaagaagaatcAAAACCAGAGCCGGAGAGATCTGGCCTCAGTTGGAGCAACCGGGAGAAGGCAAAGCAGGCCTTCAAGGAGCTGCTGAGGGACAAG GCTGTCCCCTCCAATGCTTCGTGGGAACAGGCCATGAAGATGGTGGTCACTGACCCCCGTTACAG TGCCTTGCCCAAACTGAGTGAGAAAAAGCAGGCATTCAATGCCTACAAAGCGCAgcgggagaaggaggagaaggaagaggcccGGCTAAGAGCCAAGGAGGCCAAGCAGACCTTGCAGCATTTCCTGGAGCAGCATGAACGCATGACTTCCACCACTCGCTACCG GCGGGCAGAACAGACCTTTGGGGAGCTGGAGGTCTGGGCTGTGGTCCCTGAGAGGGATCGAAAAGAGGTTTATGATGATGTCCTCTTCTTCCTGGCCAAGAAGGAGAAG gaacaagccaagcagctgcggcGCCGCAACATCCAGGCCCTGAAGAGCATCCTAGATGGGATGAGTAGTGTCAACTTCCAAACCACATGGTCCCAGGCCCAGCAGTACCTCATGGATAACCCCAGCTTTGCTCAGGACCATCAGCTACAGA ACATGGACAAGGAAGATGCGCTGATCTGCTTTGAGGAGCACATCCGAGCtttggagagagaggaggaggaggagcgagAGCGAGCCCGACTTCGGGAGCGGCGCCAGCAGCGCAAGAACCGGGAGGCCTTCCAG ACCTTCCTGGATGAGCTGCACGAGACAGGGCAGCTGCACTCCATGTCCACCTGGATGGAGCTGTACCCAGCGGTCAGCACTGATATCCGCTTTGCCAACATGCTGGGCCAGCCGG GCTCCACCCCTCTGGACTTGTTCAAGTTCTATGTGGAGGAGTTGAAGGCGCGGTTCCATGATGAGAAGAAGATCATAAAGGACATCCTTAAG CTGCTGGAGAAAGCAGAGGCGCGTGAGAGAGAGCGGGAGAAGGAGGAGGCCCGGCGGCTGCGGCGCAGGGAAGCTGCCTTCCGAAGCATGCTGAGGCAGGCTGTGCCTGCTCTGGAGCTGGGCACGGCCTGGGAAGAG GTCCGTGAGCGCTTTGTGTGCGACTCAGCCTTTGAGCAGATCACCCTGGAGTCGGAGCGGATCCGGCTCTTTCGGGAGTTCCTGCAGGTACTGGAG ACGGAATGCCAGCACCTCCACAGCAAAGGCAGGAAACACGGCAGAAAGGGCAAGAAGCACCATCGCAAGCGTTCCCACTCGCCTTCA GGCTCTGAGTCAGGAGACGAGGAGCTGCCCCCGCCCTCTCTCCGGCCCCCCAAGCGGAGGCGACGGAACCCCTCGGAGTCGGGCTCTGAGCCCTCTTCCTCACTTGATTCTGTTGAAAGTGGGGGTGCTGCCCTTGGAGGACGGGGTTCCCCCTCTCGCCTTCTCCTCGGATCAG ATCATGGTCTTCGGAAAgccaagaaaccaaaaaagaaaactaagaagagAAGACACAAGTCG GAACTGAGGAGGCGGGCTCTGGGCTCTTACAGAACAGTCCTGAGAGTGAGACAGACCCTGAGGAGAAAGCTGCCAAGGAGAGTGATGAGAAAGAACCAGAACAGGACAAGGACAGGGACCTCCGGCGGGCAGAGCTCCCTAATCGCTCCCCAGCCTTTGGAATCAAAAAGGAGAAG ACGGGCTGGGACACGTCAGAAAGCGAGCTGA